In one Nicotiana tomentosiformis chromosome 6, ASM39032v3, whole genome shotgun sequence genomic region, the following are encoded:
- the LOC104089250 gene encoding small ribosomal subunit protein uS8z/uS8w encodes MVRVSVLNDALKSMYNAEKRGKRQVMIRPSSKVIIKFLIVMQKHGYIGEFEYVDDHRSGKIVVELNGRLNKCGVISPRFDVGVKEIEGWTARLLPSRQFGYIVLTTSAGIMDHEEARRKNVGGKVLGFFY; translated from the exons ATGGTGAGAGTTAGTGTGTTGAATGATGCTCTTAAGAGCATGTACAATGCTGAGAAGAGGGGAAAGCGTCAAGTCATGATTAGGCCTTCTTCCAAAGTCATCATCAAATTCCTCATTGTCATGCAAAAGCATG GTTACATTGGAGAATTTGAGTATGTTGATGATCACAGGTCAGGAAAAATTGTAGTTGAACTGAATGGTAGGTTGAACAAGTGTGGTGTCATTAGTCCTCGTTTTGATGTTGGAGTTAAGGAGATTGAAGGATGGACTGCTAGGTTGTTGCCTTCCAGACAG TTTGGATACATTGTGCTGACTACATCTGCCGGTATCATGGACCACGAGGAGGCTAGAAGGAAGAATGTGGGTGGAAAGGttcttggtttcttttattaa
- the LOC138894543 gene encoding uncharacterized protein, with amino-acid sequence MAEYEACIMGLKIALDLDVHELLVMGYSDLLIRQAQGEWETRDIKRILYRQCVQDLSKRFKSIEFKCIPRFHNELAEALATLASMLPYPGSTHIDPLQIQIQNQHGYCNTIEIKTDGEPWYHDIKRFLKIRTPDLNLLRCIDATEAERIMTEVHKRIHGDLIHSPPSELYPMSYPCPFIAWEMDVIGPIEPKASNGHRFILVAIDYFTKWVEAVTFKAVTKKVVVDFIHSNIRCRFGIPKTIITNNASNLNSHLMKEECKQFKIVHRHSTPTGLKPMESLKRLTRTSRRSLGR; translated from the exons atggcggAATATGAGGCTTGTATAATGGGTCTAAAAATagccctcgatctggatgtgcatgaactattggttatgggatattctgacttgcttatccggcaagcccaaggtgaatgggagactcgagacatcaagcgtATTctatacagacaatgtgtacaagaccTAAGCAAGAGATTCAAATCCATTGAATTCAAGtgcattcccaggtttcacaatgagCTAGCCGAGGCCTTGGCTaccttagcctcgatgctcccttatccaggCAGTACCCATATTGATCCATTGCAAATCCAAATTCAGAATCAACACGGCTACTGCAATACTATTGAGATAAAGACAGATGGTGAACcttggtatcatgacataaaacgattcctgaaaattAG gaccccagatttgaacttatTGAGATGCAtagatgccacagaagctgagcggatcatgacTGAAGTACATAAGagg attcatggtgacctgattcactcacCTCCTTCGGAGTTATATCCCATGTCCTATCCTTGTCCTTTCATTGCTTGGgaaatggatgttattgggccaatcgagccaaaggcttcaaatgggcatagattcattctggttgccattgattacttcaccaagtgggtggaggcagTTACTTTCAAGGCAGTCACCAAGAAAGTAGTGGTAGACTTTATTCATTCCAATATCAGATgtcgctttggtatcccaaagacCATTATCACTAACAATGCATCCAATCTaaatagtcatctgatgaaggaggAATGCAAGCAATTTAAAATtgtgcatcgccattctacccctaCCGGCCTAAAGCCAATGGAGTCGTTGAAGCGgctaacaagaacatcaagaagatcattaggaagatga